ACCCTGATTCAGGCCCAGTGGGACACTCTGCTCCTCGCGGCCAGGTTCAAGAGGCTTGCTCAGTGCAATACTTCTGCCATGTGGACTGCTGCCTTCTGGGGTCTGGCCGGTGGCTCCTCCCTGGTCCTTGGCGCGCTTCTCGGGCTCTATGCCCCTCTGAACAAAACGTGGGTCGCGTTGATCATGGCTCTCGGAGCCGGCGTCCTGGTGAGCAGTGTGGCCTTTGAACTGATGGACAAGGCATTTGGTCAGGGGGGACTTGACGCGGTCTCCATCGGGCTGCTGCTCGGTGCGCTGGCCTTCTTCCTGGGCGATCTCGCAGTCAATCGTGCCGGCGGAAAACACCGCAAACGCAGCAGCGGTCAGCAACAGGAAGGACAGGCCTCTGCAATCGTGCTGGGAACTTTGATGGACGGGATCCCGGAATCCATCGCCATCGGGGTAAGTCTTCTCGCCGGTGGGAAGTTAAGCTGGATCTTCGTGGCGGCTGTATTCCTGAGCAACATTCCAGAAAGCTTGAGTGCGAGTGTTGGTCTCAAGCGCGCCGGACACCGGCCCATCCGGATCCTCCTGATGTGGTTGGCCATCGCGCTTCTCAGCGCGATGGCCTCTGGGCTGGGCTACGCAGCCTTGCGTGGCGCAGACGTTAATCTCACCGCTGGCATTCAGGCCTTCGCTGCTGGGGCAATCCTGACGATGTTGTCGTCTACCATGTTGCCCGAGGCCTATGAGGAGGGTGGAGCCATGATTGGCTTGGCCACCACCTGTGGTTTTCTGGCCGCGTTCACGCTCAGCCACCTGTGATTGCTGCGTCACTTCGCCCAAGGTGGCGCGATCCTCTATACGGGGTTCGCGCACAGAATCTGCGGCAGGGGAGCAGGCAGAGCGGTTGCGTGGTTGTGCTCCAGTGCTCACGCCAGAAAGATGCTGGGGTTCGCTCCATACCTGACGAACTGGTTGCATCCGCGAAGTCTCTTTTTGCCGCTGAACGAGATTTCTGCAGCACTAACCCTCAGGCCTGAAAAAAGGTTTAAGATTTTTAAAGACCTTAGGACTGCGCTTGAACTGGTGAGAGGTCCAGGGTTGTCAGCCGCCGCTGCGACGCGGGCGACTGGCCAGGAGGAGTGTATGAAGCACACACGCGTGTCCTTGCTTACCCTCACCTTCGCCCTTTTTGGCGCGGCCCTCGGCCAAGCGGTGCCTTCGGTCAACGTGACCGCAACCGCCTCTGGCTTCCAGGTACCCGCGACGGTGCCAGTCGGCCACGTTCAGTTCAACTTTGGCAATGCCGGCGCGCCGGCAGGGGACATTGTTGTTTTCAAGGTGAACTCGGGCGCTGACCCAGCAGGGGTCAAGAAGACTTTGTCGGCGCTTGCGGTTGGTCTTGCTACCGGCGAGGACACCACTGCGGTTGAGCAGCAACTGTTCAACCTGGGGCAGCTGTACGGCGGCGCGCTGTCCATTGCCCCTCAAGGCCGCGTGCAGGTTGGTATGGGCCTTGAGCCCGGAACCTACGTGGTCAGCACCACCGCTACCAACGATGACCAGAAAAATCCTAAAGCACTCGCTGACATGGGCTTTTTTCAAACGTTTACGGTGCCTGCGGGCAAGGG
Above is a genomic segment from Deinococcus aerolatus containing:
- a CDS encoding ZIP family metal transporter, coding for MWTAAFWGLAGGSSLVLGALLGLYAPLNKTWVALIMALGAGVLVSSVAFELMDKAFGQGGLDAVSIGLLLGALAFFLGDLAVNRAGGKHRKRSSGQQQEGQASAIVLGTLMDGIPESIAIGVSLLAGGKLSWIFVAAVFLSNIPESLSASVGLKRAGHRPIRILLMWLAIALLSAMASGLGYAALRGADVNLTAGIQAFAAGAILTMLSSTMLPEAYEEGGAMIGLATTCGFLAAFTLSHL
- a CDS encoding cupredoxin domain-containing protein codes for the protein MKHTRVSLLTLTFALFGAALGQAVPSVNVTATASGFQVPATVPVGHVQFNFGNAGAPAGDIVVFKVNSGADPAGVKKTLSALAVGLATGEDTTAVEQQLFNLGQLYGGALSIAPQGRVQVGMGLEPGTYVVSTTATNDDQKNPKALADMGFFQTFTVPAGKGAAAPKTDYTVQLADFAVSLPPTQVMAGTHTWEVVNDGRQPHFMTVAKLKSGVTADDVMKMMASDGPPSGPAPMEDSPGLGMNVLSPGRSATVTMTLTPGTYFTACFVADPVTHKPHAMLGMIRFFTVK